One Mya arenaria isolate MELC-2E11 chromosome 5, ASM2691426v1 genomic window carries:
- the LOC128235266 gene encoding uncharacterized protein LOC128235266, whose product MATSGAGPDTMNSNCPLRTELYSAQKTDHWPKKGRHILAQYDDKCIVVYQAFCPEIAKYAVEHGQFGGPRYNLTRMTWIKTNFLWMMYRSGWARKRDQERILAIHLTKEGFDRILAGAKGAGIPLPTGQPDDVRLQWDPDHEPHGGKVDRRAVQLGLRGGALRMFHEEYIKRIDDITSFVEEQREHVDSNRLDLLTCPAERVYIPEDENICSHILLDGFDDGGENEANVKSSGATHALFDTSKEFDVESASCDELMKLAIPKTPGGNSEKSEDVIVCLGGAFNPVHTRHVEVLQTAVDWLEANTKYHVIAGRLAVAPDGYVKNKCKRSKDRCIAAEHRIKMCELACDGHDLIKPYSKTVGSANDCGEKVKRDMHLTEAKIAVILGADRAMSRSGQGKWTSKGKVTTVCVGRKGQTDGVKRVFLEDLRLGLVTNNDFFIVDKELDNVSSTDIRKALEHVESGSGGNDTSLKIAVDDLVEKGWVTENIGKYLLDNFENIYL is encoded by the exons ATGGCTACATCAGGTGCTGGACCAGACACAATGAATTCGAACTGTCCACTTCGGACAGAATTATACAGTGCTCAGAAAACAGACCACTGGCCGAAGAAGGGCCGCCACATTCTGGCTCAATACGATGACAAGTGTATTGTTGTGTATCAGGCCTTCTGTCCGGAGATTGCTAAATACGCCGTAGAGCATGGCCAGTTTGGTG GGCCGAGGTACAATTTAACGCGCATGACGTGGATCAAGACAAACTTCCTGTGGATGATGTACCGCTCCGGCTGGGCCCGGAAGAGGGATCAGGAGCGCATCCTCGCTATTCATCTGACCAAGGAAGGGTTTGACCGCATCCTGGCAGGGGCCAAAGGGGCGGGAATACCACTTCCGACGGGGCAACCAG ATGACGTCCGCCTGCAGTGGGACCCAGACCATGAACCTCACGGTGGCAAGGTTGATCGGCGGGCCGTCCAACTGGGGCTCCGGGGCGGGGCGCTCCGGATGTTCCACGAGGAGTACATCAAACGGATTGATGACATCACTTCCTTTGTAGAGGAACAACGAGAGCACGTGGATAGCAACAGGCTTGATTTGCTGACATGTCCTGCTGAAAGAGTGTATATACCTGAGGATGAGAACATTTGTAGCCATATTTTACTGGACGGATTTGACGATGGCGGTGAAAATGAAGCAAATGTTAAATCAAGTGGAGCAACTCATGCTTTGTTCGACACTTCCAAAGAATTTGATGTTGAGAGCGCTAGCTGTGATGAACTCATGAAACTAGCAATTCCTAAGACACCGGGGGGAAATAGTGAAAAATCTGAGGATGTTATTGTCTGCCTAGGTGGAGCATTCAATCCAGTTCATACTAGACATGTAGAGGTACTTCAGACTGCTGTTGATTGGTTGGAAGCAAATACAAAGTATCACGTGATAGCTGGAAGGTTAGCCGTCGCTCCGGACGGATATGTAAAGAACAAGTGTAAGAGATCAAAGGACCGATGCATCGCAGCTGAACATAGAATTAAAATGTGCGAGCTAGCGTGTGACGGGCATGATCTGATTAAACCTTATTCTAAAACTGTCGGATCCGCGAATGATTGTGGTGAAAAGGTGAAGAGAGATATGCATTTGACTGAAGCCAAGATAGCGGTCATTCTCGGTGCTGACCGGGCTATGTCTAGGAGTGGTCAAGGAAAGTGGACATCGAAGGGAAAGGTGACTACCGTTTGTGTGGGAAGGAAGGGACAGACGGATGGAGTTAAGAGAGTCTTTCTTGAGGATCTGAGGCTTGGTCTTGTTACTAACAATGACTTCTTTATAGTTGATAAGGAATTGGACAATGTAAGTTCGACTGACATTCGGAAAGCTTTGGAACACGTGGAAAGCGGCAGTGGCGGTAACGACACTTCGCTCAAAATTGCAGTCGACGATTTAGTTGAAAAGGGCTGGGTTACGgaaaatattggaaaatatcTGTTGGATaattttgagaacatttattTGTGA
- the LOC128235051 gene encoding uncharacterized protein LOC128235051: MNRKVPDKVQKVFDKYCVNFVRRLNKQKALEMFATEFKLNPERAEIMFEMFDKDRNDILSAWEFYLFYESFGYDANEYLDLFDKLANDAQQADPSGTWDFLKTLKTLSGRGFEDEELETTMMAILGQEKTLDKKKFIELISRVKMTRS, encoded by the exons ATGAATCGAAAAGTACC AGACAAAGTACAGAAGGTGTTTGACAAATATTGTGTGAACTTTGTTCGCCGTCTGAACAAGCAGAAAGCGCTGGAAATGTTCGCTACTGAATTCAAACTGAACCCCGAGAGGGCGGAGatcatgtttgaaatgtttgataaagaTCGGAACGACATCCTGTCGGCATGGGAGTTCTACCTCTTCTATGAATCTTTTGGATACGA tgCGAACGAATACCTAGACCTCTTCGACAAGCTGGCCAATGACGCCCAGCAGGCTGACCCGTCGGGGACGTGGGACTTCCTGAAGACGTTGAAAACGCTGTCGGGGCGGGGCTTTGAGGATGAAGAGCTGGAGACGACGATGATGGCAATTTTGGGACAGGAGAAAACTctggacaaaaaaaagtttatcGAACTGATCAGTAGGGTGAAAATGACCCGAAGTTGA